The following proteins are co-located in the Hyalangium minutum genome:
- the amrS gene encoding AmmeMemoRadiSam system radical SAM enzyme: MSLEYPGRWWHRLEDGRIQCDLCPRDCKLNEGQRGFCFVRQRAGDQMVLTTYGRSSGFCVDPIEKKPLNHFYPGSSVLSFGTAGCNLGCRFCQNWDISKSREQDRLMDQASPEAIAQEAQRLGCKSVAFTYNDPVIFAEYAMDVADACHARGIQTVAVTAGYMHAEPRRDFYAKMDAANVDLKAFTEDFYHRVTFSKLQPILETLEYLKHETRVWFEITTLLIPGQNDSDAELSQLSEWVVSKLGPDVPVHFSAFHPDFKMMDVPPTPPATLTRARQIAKRAGLHHVYTGNVHDIEGDTTSCGGCGASLIVRDWYQLLEYRVTADGKCPDCGARVPGRFDTAPGAFGRRRIPVRIQASRV; encoded by the coding sequence ATGAGCCTCGAATATCCAGGACGGTGGTGGCACCGGCTCGAGGACGGGCGCATCCAGTGCGACCTGTGTCCTCGCGACTGCAAGCTGAACGAGGGCCAGCGGGGCTTCTGCTTCGTGCGCCAGCGGGCGGGGGACCAGATGGTGCTCACCACGTATGGGCGCTCGTCCGGGTTCTGCGTGGACCCCATCGAGAAGAAGCCGCTCAACCACTTCTACCCAGGCAGCAGCGTGCTCTCGTTCGGCACGGCGGGGTGCAACCTGGGATGCCGCTTCTGCCAAAACTGGGACATCTCCAAGTCCCGCGAGCAGGACCGGCTCATGGATCAGGCCTCGCCCGAGGCCATCGCCCAAGAGGCCCAGCGCCTGGGCTGCAAGAGCGTGGCGTTCACCTACAACGACCCGGTCATCTTCGCCGAGTACGCCATGGACGTGGCGGACGCCTGCCACGCGCGGGGTATCCAGACCGTGGCAGTGACTGCGGGCTACATGCACGCCGAGCCCCGGCGTGACTTCTACGCGAAGATGGACGCGGCCAACGTGGACCTGAAGGCCTTCACGGAGGACTTCTACCACCGCGTTACCTTCTCCAAGCTGCAGCCCATCCTGGAGACGCTGGAGTACTTGAAGCACGAGACGCGCGTGTGGTTCGAAATCACGACGCTGCTCATCCCGGGTCAGAACGACTCGGACGCGGAGCTGTCGCAGCTGTCCGAGTGGGTCGTCTCCAAGCTGGGTCCGGACGTGCCAGTGCACTTCTCGGCCTTCCACCCGGACTTCAAGATGATGGATGTGCCCCCCACTCCGCCCGCGACCCTGACGCGCGCCCGGCAGATTGCCAAGCGGGCAGGGCTGCACCACGTCTACACCGGCAACGTGCATGACATCGAAGGGGACACCACCTCGTGCGGCGGCTGCGGGGCCTCGCTCATCGTCCGCGACTGGTACCAGCTTCTCGAGTACCGGGTGACGGCCGATGGCAAGTGCCCGGACTGCGGGGCTCGGGTGCCCGGCCGCTTCGACACGGCTCCGGGCGCGTTCGGACGCCGGCGCATCCCCGTGCGCATCCAGGCCTCGAGGGTATGA